The genomic region CTCGCCGTATTCGCTTCCGCCACGAAGGTTTACCTGCACGTAGATGCCGCCATTCTCAAGGAATGGTATGCGCATAGACGAGAAATTGGGGGACAGAGAGATGTTAAAGCCACCGTATCCGTAGATTAATACGGGGTTCTTGCCGTTGTGTTTCAGTCCTTTACGGTAGGTAAGGAACATTGGAACGTGCGTTCCGTCCTTGCTGATGAAGAACACTTGCTCGGTGGTGTACTTGCCAAGGTCGAACTTAACCTTGGGTTCGGTGTAGACGGTGCTCTTGTTCTGTGCCATGTCGTACTGGTAGATGGTGCCCGGAACGGTGAACGATGCAAAGCTGTAGAAGCATTCCTTTTGTCCACGTTCGCCGCTGAAGCCGGCTCTTCCAACCGTCGGCAGCTTTATTTCGTTGAGTTCCTTGCCTTCTAAAGAGTAGACATAAAGGTGCGTAGAGGCATCTTGGCTGTAGGTAAGCACGAGCTTGTCGTCGGCAAACTGGACGTCTTCGAGCACGCCTTTGCTTTCTCCGATGAGTTCTTTCCAGTCTTTGAAGCCCGGCTTATGTATGTCGGCAACCATTACCCTGCCCCGTGGTGCCCCGTCGTTGGTAAGCAAGTAGATGTTGTCGCCGACGGTTTCGATGGGGCTGTACTGCAAATCCATGTTGGAAGTCATCTGTATGAACTGTGCATCGGGCACACGAAGGTCTCGCACGTACAGGTTCATTCCCGAGCCTGCACCGCTTTCGTGGAGGAACATCATGGTCTCTTCCTTGTTCAGCGATACCGAATAGAAGCGCAAGGGGTGGGCCGGGTTCTGGTAGAACAACACGTCCTGCCCCTGTGGCGCGCCTATTTTGTGGTAGTAAACCTTGTGTACCTCGTTCTTCGAGCTATACTCCTTACCCTTCTCGGGGGCATCGTAGGCACTGTAGTAGAAGCCGTTGCCACACCATTGCGCACCTCCGAACTTCGCCCATTTTATGTGGTCGGACAGCAGTTCGCCCGTCGCCACGTCCTTAACGTATATTTCTTGCCAGTCGCTGCCGCTGCGCGAGATGACGTAAGCCATGTATCTGCCATCTTTAGAGAAGCTTATTCCTTGCAGAGCCACGGTGCCGTCGGTGCTCAACTTGTTCGGATCGAGAAACTCGTGGAGTGCTCCTCCGAGTTCGTCCATCTGGTAGAGGACGCTCTGGTTCTGCAGTCCGTTGTTCTTAAACACATACCATTTGCCGTTCTTTTTGAAGGGAGCGCCTACCTTTTCGTAGTCTGCCACCTCCTTTAACCGCTTCAGAAGTTTGCCACGGAAGGGTATCTTTGCCAAGTATTCGTTGGTTATCTTGTTCTCGGCAGCCACCCATTCTGCCGTTTCTTTGCTTCTGTCGGCTTCCAAGGGACGGAAGGGGTCGGGTATTTTTACCCCGAAGTAGGTGTCCACCGTACCATCTTTGGGTGCGTTAGGGTAAATTTTCTTTTGTGCCGTCATTGTTGTTGCGGTCAGCGCAAGTGCCGACAATACTATAAAATGTTTCATTCTGTATAATAGGTTTATGTTATTTCGCCGATTTGAATGGCACAAAGATACTAATATTTTTCTTATTCTGAACGGCTATTGCCAAACTTTTGACTTACAGTTTCGCCGTACAAACTTTAATAACTACCTTTGCAGAACATACGTTACAAGTACTATGAACAGACAAAAAGATGAGACACAACCTTCGAAGGAAAACATTTTGCGGCAGAGCGTCCCTTACACTGAACTGTTTTTCTACCAAAAGGCAGATGCCATATACCGGCTGACTTACATTTTTTGTCAGCGTTTTCTGCCCAAATATGGCGACCGCACAGTAGACCAAATGGTACAGGCAGCCCGTTCGGGTAAGCAAAATATCGTGGAAGGAATAGAAGATGGCAACACATCGACGGAGATGGAGCTTAAGCTTCTCAATGTTTCGCGCAGCTCATTGCAGGAGTTACGCGAAGACTACAACGACTTTTTACACACGCGCGGTCTTGCTCGCTGGACATCGGAACACCATCGTTACGATGCAATGCTTGGCTTTTGCAAGCGTCATAACAAGGCAGAAGATTATCTTTCGTATGCCAACAGGTGGACGGCAGAGGAATTTTGCAACACGTTGCTCACACTTTGCCACATCACAGACAAGATGATGTGCAACTATCTTGCCCGTTTGGAGAAGCAGTTTGTAGAGCAAGGCGGCATCAAAGAACGCATGCACGCTGCCCGTACAGGCTACAGAAAGGAACAAGACGAGCTGTTGAAAAGGCTACAGACAGAGAACATACAGCTGAAAGAAGAAGTGAAGAGGTTGCAAGCGGAAGTGAAAAGGCTACAAGAAAGGTTGGCGCAGCGGTAGCGCAACGCCCCTTGAAGCTTGCAGGGATAGTAGGAATGCCAGTTTTCCTAGTATCCCTAGGGTTCCTAGGAATACTAGGAACCCTACAAAAGCTTATGCCCATAAGAAAGCTAACCCCTACTTCTCCCTCGCTTTCCTTGCATATTCGAACAGCGAAGAGGGCAGGTGGCAATATCCGCCGGGGTTCTTGTCGAGATAGTCCTGGTGGTATTCTTCCGCCCGATAGAAGTTTTTCAGGGGCAGGAGTTCCACTTCGAGCGGCACGGAGTGCTTGCGTGCTTCGGCATCGAACACCTTTTTAATAACAGCACGGTCGGCTGGGTCGGTGTAATACACGCCAGTCCTGTACTGCGAACCACGGTCGTTGCCCTGCTTGTTGTAGCTTGTGGGGTCGATAGAGGCAAAGTACAGCTTTACAAGGAAGCTCAGCGACACCACCGTAGGGTCGTACTTGATGTGCACAGCCTCGGCAAAGCCGGTGCCGTCGGTGCACACTTCCTTGTAGGTAGGGTTCTTTGTGTGCCCGTTGGCATAGCCCACTTCGGTAGACAGCACGCCCTTCACCTGCTTTATGTAGTGCTCCGTACCCCAGAAACAGCCGCCTGCCACGTATATTTCCTTTTCTTTCCTCACCAATTTGGTATAGTCTCCGTAGCCTTCCTTCTCCATTTGGTCGAGCGGAACGAAGCGCAGCGATGCACTGTTTATGCAGTAGCGCAGCCCACCCCGGTCTGCCGGACCGTCGTCGAACACGTGTCCAAGGTGCGCATTGCCCGTCTTGCTCCTTACTTCGGTGCGCTGCATGCCGTGCGAATTGTCGGATTTCTCCACCAAGAGTTGCTTGTCTATAGGCTTGGAGAAGGCTGGCCAGCCGCACCCCGAATCGTATTTGTCGGTGGACGAGAACAGCGGTTCGCCCGTGGTAATGTCTACATAGATGCCCGGGCGGAACTCCTTGTCGTACTCGTTGGTGTACGGACGTTCGGTTGCAGCCTGCTGCGTAACGGCGTATTGCTCGGCTGTGAGCTGGCGACGCAACGTTTCGTCGCTGGGTCGCGTAAATGTTTTCTCTGTCATTTTTGTTGTTTTAATAGTTGTATCGTTGTCTTCATGGGTGGCTGACGGTGCACGGTGGGTGCACGATGTACCTGCTGAAGCGAACAGCAAAACCCACAACGAAGTCAGCAAACAGCTCACTCGCAGTGTGGGCAGCATGTTTCTAAACTTGTTCAGAAGCAGCAAAGCCATTGTTGCCATAGTGTTTTTGTTTTGTATCATAGTTCATCAGCATTTTTGTTTTGTGCTCGCTAAATTACTAAAAAGTATCCATTCGGTTGCATTCCGTTCGTTTTATTTAACTAAAATAATTACAATATGCCTTCCATGCGGTTTCTTTGCCTGCCTGCAACAGGCATTCCTGACATTCCGTTGAATTTAAAATGACTTTTAAAAAAGTGAAAGAAAAACGAAAAGATAAAAGATTTGTTTGCCCCATTCAATAAATACGACTATATTTGCAGATGCATATTTTCTATCAACAGGCACGGTCCGACTTTGCGAAAAAGTCAGGGTTCCATTATGCAAAAAGCTTTCACAACCTGCTTTTTTGGCTTGCCAACATGGCGAAGACCGTTGCCTCTATACCAACCAACAGGCGTATTGGTTTAAGACAAAATAGGTTTAGATTTGGTTTTTAAAGTATAGATGTTCCATTCTGGTGCATTGCGATGCCATAAAAGAATGGTTATAGTTTTCATTACATACCGATCGGGAGGTTAGTATGTTTTCATTGACGATATAAAATAAAGGAAATTATGTAGATGGACGAAGGCTAACCGTGAGGTCGGCTTTCGTTTTTTCATGGCATTCGTGTGCAGAACATTCCACGGAGAAACAGAGGTGGTTGTCCCCAAGAGCCTGTCTTGCGCATCAAAACAGTGCCTTTTACACATCAAAACAGGCTCTTTTACACTGCAAAAGGGTGGGTTTTGCAGCGCAAAAACGGCTCTTCTGTATAGTATTGGCAATGAGATAGTTGCAATATACGACTTTTCGTTGAGAATATTTATATATTTCTCACCCAGTCTGTACGTTCCTACAAGATGATGGTTTTGCGTTTCGTGCACTGCATTTTCGCTATTTCTGATAGATTTGTGCGTGCTCATCATTCTGTGGTGAATAATCTAAAAAGGTGTAAAAAACTATCTTTTTAAATATTTTTTTATAACTTTGCACACAGAAAATTTTTCTTATAAGAATATGAAACACATGAAAATATTGTTGCAAAACATGCTTTGCCTGCTGCTCGTGCTGTCGTTTGCATCGTGCATCAAGGACGAAGCACCCAACCAGGAAGCCGACATCGTGGCAGCAAAGG from Prevotella nigrescens harbors:
- a CDS encoding prolyl oligopeptidase family serine peptidase: MKHFIVLSALALTATTMTAQKKIYPNAPKDGTVDTYFGVKIPDPFRPLEADRSKETAEWVAAENKITNEYLAKIPFRGKLLKRLKEVADYEKVGAPFKKNGKWYVFKNNGLQNQSVLYQMDELGGALHEFLDPNKLSTDGTVALQGISFSKDGRYMAYVISRSGSDWQEIYVKDVATGELLSDHIKWAKFGGAQWCGNGFYYSAYDAPEKGKEYSSKNEVHKVYYHKIGAPQGQDVLFYQNPAHPLRFYSVSLNKEETMMFLHESGAGSGMNLYVRDLRVPDAQFIQMTSNMDLQYSPIETVGDNIYLLTNDGAPRGRVMVADIHKPGFKDWKELIGESKGVLEDVQFADDKLVLTYSQDASTHLYVYSLEGKELNEIKLPTVGRAGFSGERGQKECFYSFASFTVPGTIYQYDMAQNKSTVYTEPKVKFDLGKYTTEQVFFISKDGTHVPMFLTYRKGLKHNGKNPVLIYGYGGFNISLSPNFSSMRIPFLENGGIYVQVNLRGGSEYGEEWHVAGTKMQKQNVFDDFISAAEWLVTNSFTSKDHIAIMGGSNGGLLVGACMTQRPDLFKVCIPQVGVMDMLRYHKFTIGWNWAPDYGTSEDSKEMFEYLYSYSPLHNLKKGVSYPATLVTTADHDDRVVPAHSFKFAATLQECQGGTAPVLIRIDSKAGHGGGKPLAKQLEEQADIYSFIMWNLGMKFK
- a CDS encoding four helix bundle suffix domain-containing protein, with product MNRQKDETQPSKENILRQSVPYTELFFYQKADAIYRLTYIFCQRFLPKYGDRTVDQMVQAARSGKQNIVEGIEDGNTSTEMELKLLNVSRSSLQELREDYNDFLHTRGLARWTSEHHRYDAMLGFCKRHNKAEDYLSYANRWTAEEFCNTLLTLCHITDKMMCNYLARLEKQFVEQGGIKERMHAARTGYRKEQDELLKRLQTENIQLKEEVKRLQAEVKRLQERLAQR
- a CDS encoding bifunctional methionine sulfoxide reductase B/A protein, encoding MIQNKNTMATMALLLLNKFRNMLPTLRVSCLLTSLWVLLFASAGTSCTHRAPSATHEDNDTTIKTTKMTEKTFTRPSDETLRRQLTAEQYAVTQQAATERPYTNEYDKEFRPGIYVDITTGEPLFSSTDKYDSGCGWPAFSKPIDKQLLVEKSDNSHGMQRTEVRSKTGNAHLGHVFDDGPADRGGLRYCINSASLRFVPLDQMEKEGYGDYTKLVRKEKEIYVAGGCFWGTEHYIKQVKGVLSTEVGYANGHTKNPTYKEVCTDGTGFAEAVHIKYDPTVVSLSFLVKLYFASIDPTSYNKQGNDRGSQYRTGVYYTDPADRAVIKKVFDAEARKHSVPLEVELLPLKNFYRAEEYHQDYLDKNPGGYCHLPSSLFEYARKAREK